From one Opitutaceae bacterium genomic stretch:
- a CDS encoding porin family protein, which yields MKTKTLLGAAGALLLSASVASAAGGFIRGQVIYADFDDAGYDADWGYGIVGGSYLDVTQKHEVSLEADWIRWDVSATGEGLTGDAKHRFLPILANYRYHFRTPDVSRISFYLGASVGYAQSKIEGSVREDLGEFIDSFEDSDWGFVYGGTVGVTYEVNRAWSLDVGYRLLMANENDFDEPIGSIDDATINMGYVGIGWKF from the coding sequence ATGAAAACTAAGACACTCCTCGGTGCAGCTGGTGCACTCCTCCTCTCGGCCTCGGTCGCTTCGGCAGCCGGTGGTTTTATTCGCGGACAAGTGATATACGCGGATTTTGATGATGCAGGCTATGACGCAGATTGGGGCTATGGAATCGTCGGCGGGTCCTACCTCGACGTAACTCAGAAGCATGAAGTCAGCCTCGAGGCAGACTGGATTCGCTGGGATGTCAGTGCAACGGGCGAGGGCCTCACGGGAGACGCCAAGCACCGCTTCCTTCCGATTCTCGCTAATTACCGTTATCACTTCCGTACCCCGGACGTGAGCCGTATTTCCTTCTACTTGGGCGCCTCGGTCGGCTATGCCCAGTCGAAGATTGAGGGCTCGGTGCGCGAAGACCTGGGCGAATTCATCGACAGCTTTGAGGACTCGGATTGGGGATTCGTTTATGGCGGTACGGTAGGCGTGACCTATGAGGTCAACCGAGCGTGGAGCCTCGACGTGGGTTACCGCCTCCTGATGGCGAACGAAAACGATTTCGACGAGCCGATCGGTAGCATCGACGATGCTACGATCAACATGGGCTACGTGGGAATCGGCTGGAAATTCTAA